The Hymenobacter oligotrophus genome has a window encoding:
- the arfB gene encoding alternative ribosome rescue aminoacyl-tRNA hydrolase ArfB has translation MLPPPDAFLPELQFQTARSSGPGGQNVNKVETKVELRFQPQASALLTEEQKLRVLEKLASRLTADGVLIITAQESRSQQRNKELAVQKFYELLQRSLHQPKARKATKPGAGAVRKRLEGKRRQSEKKANRRADY, from the coding sequence ATGCTTCCTCCGCCCGATGCTTTTTTGCCCGAACTTCAGTTCCAAACGGCCCGCAGCAGCGGGCCAGGCGGGCAAAACGTGAACAAGGTCGAAACCAAAGTGGAGCTGCGCTTTCAGCCCCAGGCCTCGGCCTTGCTTACGGAGGAGCAAAAGCTACGCGTGCTCGAAAAGCTGGCTTCGCGCCTCACGGCCGACGGCGTGCTCATCATTACGGCGCAGGAGTCGCGCAGCCAGCAGCGCAATAAGGAGTTGGCCGTGCAAAAGTTCTACGAGTTGCTGCAGCGCAGCCTGCACCAGCCCAAAGCCCGCAAAGCCACCAAGCCCGGCGCGGGGGCAGTGCGCAAGCGGCTCGAGGGCAAGCGGCGGCAATCGGAGAAGAAAGCCAACCGCCGCGCCGACTACTAA
- a CDS encoding winged helix-turn-helix transcriptional regulator: protein MDKLTKQQQAETEWKTCRTAPPPNAFCPVRTTLNVLGGKWKLLILSYLLEGPRRYGELKRLMPEITEKMLIQELRELELDAVVQRTVYQQVPPKVEYHLTEHGRRVQPLFEALIGWGQSYLQREQALAT from the coding sequence ATGGACAAACTCACGAAGCAGCAGCAAGCCGAAACCGAGTGGAAAACCTGCCGCACGGCCCCGCCGCCCAACGCCTTTTGCCCGGTGCGCACCACCCTCAACGTGCTGGGCGGCAAATGGAAGCTGCTCATTTTATCGTACTTGCTCGAGGGCCCGCGCCGCTACGGCGAGCTGAAGCGCCTGATGCCCGAAATCACCGAAAAGATGCTGATTCAGGAATTGCGCGAGTTGGAGCTCGATGCCGTGGTGCAGCGGACGGTGTACCAGCAAGTGCCGCCCAAAGTAGAATACCACCTGACCGAGCACGGGCGCCGCGTGCAGCCCCTGTTTGAGGCGTTGATTGGCTGGGGCCAAAGCTACCTGCAGCGCGAGCAGGCCCTGGCCACCTAG
- a CDS encoding OmpP1/FadL family transporter, giving the protein MNLKHLLFAGGALLGATAAQAGGFQLTLAGQKNNGMGGVGTGLALDQAAMFYNPGALAMVRERGVQIGVNATLARQAFRAQYGGTERQLDNTVSTPFNFYAGFGPTEGKWKAGIGVYTPFGSRLDYNDNWEGRTSLTSIDLKSIFVQPTVSYALTDQLSVGAGLVVFAAGSVNLQRDIQDPAQGSIELDGKADTKFGWNAGVYFKPSDKFSLGISHRSKMDAVVSGGDVIISGVNASLANRFAARKFDVTLPLPATTTIGFGLMPTEKLTLGFDVNYATWSRYQELVFTFDAPINGQTVSRSRREYQDALTFRLGGQYQVTDALTVRLGGAFDETPVKDGFVTPETPDNDRLTATAGVSYKFGERFGIDVSAQYVNIAKRSQTQEDLLNNGVANDRVAGTYKTVAVVPGFGLNYNF; this is encoded by the coding sequence ATGAACCTAAAACATCTACTATTTGCCGGCGGAGCCCTGCTGGGCGCCACGGCCGCGCAGGCGGGCGGGTTCCAGCTCACGCTGGCCGGGCAGAAAAACAACGGCATGGGTGGCGTAGGCACGGGCCTGGCCCTCGATCAGGCCGCCATGTTCTACAACCCCGGTGCGCTGGCGATGGTGCGCGAGCGGGGCGTGCAAATCGGCGTAAATGCTACACTGGCGCGGCAGGCGTTTCGGGCGCAGTACGGCGGAACCGAACGCCAGCTCGACAACACCGTGAGCACCCCGTTTAACTTTTACGCGGGTTTTGGGCCAACCGAAGGCAAATGGAAAGCGGGCATCGGCGTGTACACGCCCTTCGGCTCGCGCCTCGACTACAACGACAACTGGGAAGGTCGCACGTCGCTCACCAGCATTGATCTAAAATCGATTTTTGTGCAGCCCACCGTTAGCTACGCCCTCACCGACCAGCTAAGCGTTGGGGCCGGCCTGGTGGTGTTTGCTGCCGGCTCGGTTAACCTGCAGCGCGACATCCAAGACCCCGCCCAGGGCAGCATTGAGCTCGATGGCAAGGCCGACACCAAGTTTGGCTGGAACGCGGGCGTGTACTTTAAGCCCTCGGATAAATTTAGCCTCGGCATCAGCCACCGCTCCAAAATGGACGCCGTGGTTAGCGGCGGCGACGTGATTATTTCGGGCGTAAACGCCTCGTTAGCCAACCGCTTCGCCGCCCGCAAGTTCGACGTTACGTTGCCGCTGCCGGCTACCACCACCATCGGCTTCGGCCTGATGCCTACCGAAAAGCTAACTCTGGGCTTCGACGTGAACTACGCCACCTGGAGCCGCTACCAGGAGCTGGTATTTACGTTTGATGCTCCCATCAACGGCCAGACGGTTTCCCGCTCGCGCCGCGAATACCAGGACGCCCTCACGTTCCGCCTCGGCGGCCAGTACCAAGTTACCGACGCCCTAACCGTGCGCTTGGGTGGTGCCTTCGACGAAACGCCCGTGAAAGACGGCTTTGTAACGCCCGAAACCCCCGACAACGACCGCCTGACGGCTACCGCCGGCGTGAGCTACAAGTTTGGCGAACGGTTCGGCATCGATGTATCGGCCCAGTACGTGAACATTGCCAAGCGCAGCCAAACCCAGGAAGACCTGCTGAACAACGGCGTGGCCAACGACCGCGTGGCTGGTACTTACAAAACCGTTGCCGTAGTGCCGGGCTTTGGCCTGAACTACAACTTCTAA
- a CDS encoding SDR family NAD(P)-dependent oxidoreductase produces MQKHIVVTGATGNIGSRLAHELLRRGHRVTAVARSAAHLEALRQAGAEVRPGQLSDVAFLSEVLRSADAAFLMLPPNVTAPDNLAYQDDLGQAVTEAVRAAGLPQAVNLSSIAADLPAGTGPIVGVHRQEQRLNAIEGLRVVHLRPAYFMENFLPNIGLILGMGINGSATRPEVAFPMIATQDIADRAAALLDGPELPAGHTAQLLLGPRNYSMQEATALLGAAVGRPELPYVPFSYEQARQGMVGAGLSESMADLYIEMTQTLNAEKAMVHEVRTPDNTTPTTLEQFAQQVFAPAYQAAAGAAQPVA; encoded by the coding sequence ATGCAAAAGCACATTGTAGTAACCGGTGCCACCGGCAACATTGGCAGCCGCCTGGCCCACGAGTTGTTGCGCCGCGGCCACCGCGTAACGGCCGTAGCCCGCTCGGCCGCCCACCTCGAGGCACTGCGCCAGGCCGGCGCCGAGGTGCGACCCGGCCAACTCAGCGACGTTGCCTTCCTGAGCGAGGTATTGCGCTCGGCCGACGCGGCTTTTCTGATGCTGCCGCCCAACGTAACCGCCCCCGACAACCTGGCTTACCAAGACGACCTAGGGCAAGCCGTGACCGAGGCCGTGCGCGCCGCGGGCCTGCCGCAGGCCGTAAACCTGAGCAGCATTGCCGCCGATTTGCCCGCCGGTACCGGGCCCATTGTGGGCGTACACCGGCAGGAGCAACGCCTCAACGCCATCGAGGGGCTGCGCGTGGTGCACCTGCGCCCGGCTTATTTCATGGAAAACTTTTTGCCCAACATCGGCCTGATACTGGGCATGGGCATCAACGGCTCGGCCACGCGGCCCGAGGTGGCGTTTCCGATGATTGCCACGCAGGACATTGCCGACCGCGCCGCTGCGTTGCTCGATGGGCCGGAGTTGCCCGCCGGCCACACGGCGCAATTGCTGCTGGGGCCGCGCAACTACTCCATGCAGGAAGCCACCGCCCTGCTGGGCGCCGCCGTGGGCCGCCCCGAACTCCCCTACGTGCCGTTTTCGTACGAGCAAGCCCGGCAGGGCATGGTGGGCGCGGGCCTATCGGAGTCGATGGCCGATTTGTACATCGAGATGACCCAAACACTCAACGCCGAAAAAGCCATGGTGCACGAGGTGCGCACCCCCGACAACACCACGCCCACCACGCTCGAGCAGTTTGCCCAGCAGGTGTTTGCGCCGGCTTACCAAGCTGCCGCTGGCGCCGCCCAGCCAGTGGCCTAA
- a CDS encoding YpdA family putative bacillithiol disulfide reductase — protein sequence MENTVAAGRFDVVVVGAGPVGLACAIETQRLGLRTCVVDKGALVNSVVGYPTNMEFFSTPELLEIGGHPFVTGNYKPLREEALDYYRRVAETERLALRLYERVLRLEGQAGNFSLHTERGELQASRVIVATGFFDVPNRLSVPGADLPHVSYYYKEPYAHAGQRVVVIGAKNSAAKAALALNRSGAQATLVVRGTEISPSVKYWLRPDLLNRIAEGRIGCHYNTTVQAIRPGEVDVLTPEGPRTLQADFVYALTGYRPDYALLEALGVSTQPDAACTPTHHEETFETNRPGVYLAGTVCGGLNTSRWFIENGRHHAQVIARHLAGQLHPAAPLP from the coding sequence ATGGAAAACACTGTTGCTGCTGGCCGCTTCGATGTGGTGGTGGTGGGCGCGGGCCCTGTGGGCCTGGCCTGCGCCATCGAAACCCAGCGCCTAGGTTTGCGCACCTGCGTGGTCGACAAAGGCGCCCTCGTGAACTCGGTGGTGGGCTACCCCACCAACATGGAGTTCTTTTCGACGCCCGAGCTGCTCGAAATTGGCGGCCATCCCTTCGTGACGGGCAACTATAAGCCCCTGCGCGAAGAAGCCCTCGACTACTACCGCCGCGTGGCCGAGACCGAGCGCCTTGCTTTGCGCCTTTACGAGCGCGTGCTGCGCCTCGAGGGCCAAGCCGGCAACTTCAGCCTACACACCGAACGCGGCGAGCTGCAGGCCAGCCGCGTAATTGTGGCCACCGGCTTTTTCGATGTGCCCAACCGCCTGAGCGTGCCCGGCGCCGATTTGCCGCACGTAAGCTATTACTACAAAGAGCCCTACGCCCACGCCGGGCAGCGCGTAGTGGTAATCGGGGCCAAAAACTCGGCGGCCAAAGCTGCCCTGGCGCTCAACCGCTCGGGGGCACAAGCCACTTTGGTGGTGCGCGGCACCGAAATATCGCCCTCGGTGAAGTACTGGCTGCGGCCCGATTTGCTTAACCGCATTGCCGAGGGCCGCATTGGCTGCCACTACAACACCACGGTGCAGGCCATCAGGCCCGGCGAGGTGGATGTGCTGACGCCCGAAGGCCCGCGTACCTTGCAGGCCGACTTTGTGTACGCCCTCACCGGCTACCGCCCCGATTACGCGCTGCTCGAAGCCCTAGGTGTAAGCACCCAACCCGATGCCGCCTGCACGCCCACCCACCACGAAGAAACCTTCGAGACAAACCGCCCCGGCGTGTACTTGGCCGGCACCGTATGCGGCGGCCTCAACACCAGCCGTTGGTTTATCGAGAACGGCCGCCACCACGCGCAGGTAATTGCCCGCCACCTGGCCGGCCAACTGCACCCTGCCGCGCCGCTGCCCTAG
- the mgtE gene encoding magnesium transporter, producing MTTEQQLALEQIPDLLEQREFLRLKKLLRSLDTPELVDLIEAQEEREQLIIFRLLPLKHATEVFEFLDLEVQRHFLESLSQEKIADILNEMSPDDRTALLEFLPDDLVRELIQTLSEKERRITLELLGYPEYSVGRLMTPDYIAVREDWTVEHVFEYVREHGRGSETVSVVFVVDERGVLIDDIRIREFLFAQPTQRVHELMDRRFVRLQAMQDQEEAIEVFRKNDRTALPVVNEEGVLFGIVTIDDILAIREEEDTEDIQKLGGSEALDEPYLATSVGQMVKKRAGWLVLLLLGEMLTASAMHHFEDEIQRAVVLASFVPLIISSGGNSGSQAVTLVIRALSLGEISLSDWWLIMRREVLSGLILGAILGLVGFLRIAVWATMFQEYGPYWRLVGATVALSLMGIVLWGTLAGSMLPLLLKRLGLDPATSSAPFVATLVDVTGLIIYFSLASAILSGTLL from the coding sequence ATGACTACCGAACAGCAACTGGCCCTCGAACAAATTCCGGACCTGCTTGAACAGCGGGAGTTTTTACGGCTTAAAAAGCTGCTCCGAAGTTTGGACACGCCGGAACTGGTAGACCTGATTGAGGCGCAGGAAGAACGGGAACAGCTTATCATCTTCCGGTTGCTGCCGCTGAAGCACGCCACCGAGGTGTTCGAGTTCCTGGATTTGGAGGTGCAGCGCCACTTCCTGGAAAGCCTTTCGCAAGAAAAGATTGCCGACATCCTGAACGAGATGTCGCCCGACGACCGCACGGCGCTGCTCGAGTTTTTGCCCGACGATTTGGTGCGCGAGCTGATTCAGACACTGTCGGAAAAAGAGCGCCGCATTACGCTGGAGCTGCTGGGCTACCCCGAGTATTCGGTGGGCCGCCTGATGACGCCCGACTACATTGCCGTGCGCGAGGACTGGACGGTGGAGCACGTGTTTGAGTACGTGCGCGAGCACGGCCGCGGCTCCGAAACCGTAAGCGTGGTGTTTGTGGTCGACGAGCGCGGCGTGCTCATCGACGACATCCGCATCCGGGAATTCCTGTTTGCGCAACCCACCCAGCGCGTACACGAGCTGATGGACCGCCGCTTTGTGCGCCTGCAAGCCATGCAGGACCAGGAAGAAGCCATTGAGGTGTTCCGCAAAAACGACCGCACCGCCCTGCCCGTCGTCAACGAAGAGGGCGTGCTGTTCGGCATCGTTACCATCGACGATATCCTGGCCATTCGGGAAGAAGAAGACACCGAGGATATCCAGAAATTGGGTGGCTCCGAGGCCCTCGACGAGCCCTACTTGGCCACCTCTGTGGGCCAAATGGTGAAAAAGCGTGCCGGTTGGCTGGTGCTGCTGCTGCTGGGCGAAATGCTCACGGCCTCGGCCATGCACCACTTCGAAGACGAAATTCAGCGGGCCGTGGTGCTGGCTTCGTTTGTGCCGCTCATCATCAGCTCGGGCGGCAACTCCGGCTCGCAGGCCGTAACGCTGGTAATCCGGGCCTTGTCGCTGGGCGAAATCAGCCTGTCGGACTGGTGGCTGATTATGCGCCGTGAGGTGCTTTCGGGCCTGATTTTGGGCGCCATTCTGGGGCTGGTGGGTTTTCTGCGCATTGCCGTGTGGGCCACCATGTTTCAGGAATACGGCCCGTACTGGAGGCTGGTGGGCGCCACCGTGGCCCTCTCGCTGATGGGCATTGTGCTGTGGGGTACGCTGGCCGGCTCCATGTTGCCGCTGCTGCTCAAGCGCCTGGGCCTCGACCCGGCCACCTCGTCGGCGCCGTTTGTGGCTACCTTGGTCGATGTAACCGGGCTGATTATTTACTTCTCGTTGGCATCGGCCATTTTGAGCGGTACGCTGCTGTAA
- a CDS encoding head GIN domain-containing protein, which yields MKTFLLPLLTLPLALLAAAPVYWPAPAAVASTFSRPESTREVRQVPAFTRLSLATSAELVLVQGNVQKVELVGNPDDLRTIETTVKDGRLRIGQPDGNWKNWRGFSAPVKVYVTMPRVEALGVSGSGSIEAAQPLRAAALDLSVSGSGALRVAVATEQLKASVSGSGSLRLSGTSPAAAMHISGSGRIEAAGLQTASCTAHVSGSGNCRVGVAQTLEARISGSGSIYYTGAPRITTHISGSGRVRKG from the coding sequence ATGAAAACCTTCCTCCTGCCTCTGCTCACTTTGCCGCTGGCGCTGTTGGCCGCTGCACCGGTGTATTGGCCCGCGCCGGCAGCCGTTGCCAGCACCTTCAGCCGCCCCGAGTCAACGCGCGAAGTGCGCCAGGTACCGGCCTTCACGCGGTTGTCGTTGGCTACCTCGGCCGAGCTGGTGCTGGTACAAGGCAACGTGCAAAAGGTGGAGCTGGTGGGCAACCCCGACGACCTGCGCACCATAGAAACCACCGTGAAGGACGGCCGCCTGCGCATTGGTCAGCCCGACGGCAACTGGAAAAACTGGCGCGGGTTTTCGGCCCCGGTAAAGGTGTACGTAACCATGCCGCGGGTTGAGGCCCTGGGCGTTAGCGGTTCGGGCAGCATCGAGGCCGCGCAGCCACTGCGCGCCGCCGCCCTCGATTTGTCGGTGAGCGGCTCGGGGGCCCTGCGCGTGGCCGTAGCAACTGAGCAGCTAAAGGCCAGCGTTTCGGGCTCGGGCAGCCTGCGCCTGAGCGGCACCAGCCCCGCCGCCGCAATGCACATTAGCGGCTCGGGGCGCATCGAGGCGGCCGGCCTGCAAACCGCCAGTTGCACGGCCCACGTCAGCGGCTCGGGCAATTGCCGCGTGGGGGTTGCCCAAACGCTCGAGGCCCGCATCAGCGGCTCGGGCAGCATTTACTACACCGGCGCGCCGCGCATTACCACGCACATTTCGGGCAGCGGCCGCGTCCGGAAGGGCTAG
- a CDS encoding GNAT family N-acetyltransferase encodes MDAAPTRTPLFGSYAVAEVGPDEWSAFAGQHFERVFPHEINLPLDGALGPDEQDKLARLRRNMAGSLQLYFILYDGETPVGWHFGLQRNELEYHMANTAVLPEHQGRGVYSAFLQFAKARIFAEGFQYITSLHRADNNAVLVPKLKAGFQIQAFGYLIQPMLFEVNYGPMIQLICPAKELYRKLFDAQAGTRALAQELAPQLGAL; translated from the coding sequence ATGGACGCCGCCCCAACCCGCACGCCGCTGTTCGGCTCGTACGCCGTAGCCGAAGTAGGCCCCGACGAATGGAGCGCCTTTGCCGGCCAGCACTTCGAGCGCGTGTTTCCGCACGAAATTAACCTGCCGCTCGACGGCGCCCTCGGCCCCGATGAGCAGGATAAGCTGGCCCGCCTGCGCCGCAACATGGCCGGTAGCCTGCAGTTGTATTTCATTCTGTACGACGGCGAAACGCCCGTTGGCTGGCATTTTGGTTTGCAGCGCAACGAGTTGGAGTACCATATGGCCAACACCGCCGTATTGCCCGAACACCAGGGCCGCGGGGTGTACTCGGCGTTTCTGCAGTTTGCCAAGGCGCGCATCTTCGCCGAGGGGTTTCAGTACATCACCAGCCTGCACCGGGCCGATAACAACGCCGTGCTGGTGCCCAAGCTCAAGGCCGGGTTCCAGATTCAGGCTTTCGGCTACCTGATTCAGCCCATGTTGTTCGAGGTCAACTACGGCCCCATGATTCAGCTGATTTGCCCGGCCAAGGAGCTGTACCGCAAGCTGTTCGACGCGCAAGCCGGTACCCGCGCGCTGGCCCAAGAACTGGCGCCGCAGCTGGGGGCGCTGTAA
- a CDS encoding DUF3667 domain-containing protein, with product MAHTPHRLPTCANCGYDFVAAGGPNSFCPSCGQENHDLNISFGHLVEETLEGLFHFDSKFFRTLGLLLFRPGRLTRKFNLGHRVAYVPPIRLYVFVSFVFFLLVGLLMGHDERRLVDTTAQASEAASAALDSTRAAVVKARPNLDASLLMRAASSPDSIEVGRVRFGTAELERYARNPSPARTDSLIRSKGATPTFWNRLALRQWARVRESTVDQVRQRITKNASVSMFVLMPLFALLLKGVYARRKRLYINHLVFSLHLHCFLFVLVLAGMLWTEFVRNDWFDVVLTLAPPLYLVLALHHVYEQGWAKTIAKALVVSVVYLLIISFVLLSVLLLSLALL from the coding sequence ATGGCGCACACTCCGCACCGGTTGCCCACTTGTGCCAACTGCGGCTACGATTTTGTGGCCGCCGGCGGCCCCAACAGCTTCTGCCCCAGCTGCGGCCAGGAAAACCACGACCTGAACATCTCGTTCGGCCACCTGGTTGAGGAAACCCTGGAAGGCCTGTTTCACTTCGACAGCAAGTTTTTCCGCACGCTGGGCCTGCTGCTGTTCCGGCCCGGGCGCCTCACGCGGAAGTTTAACTTAGGGCACCGCGTGGCCTACGTGCCGCCCATCCGGCTGTACGTGTTCGTCAGCTTTGTTTTCTTTTTGCTGGTGGGCCTGCTGATGGGCCACGACGAGCGCCGCCTGGTTGACACCACCGCTCAAGCCTCGGAGGCGGCCAGCGCCGCCCTCGACAGCACGCGCGCCGCCGTTGTAAAGGCCCGCCCCAACCTCGATGCCAGCCTGCTGATGCGGGCCGCCAGCAGCCCCGACTCGATTGAGGTGGGCCGCGTGCGCTTTGGCACCGCCGAGCTGGAGCGCTACGCCCGCAACCCCAGCCCCGCCCGCACCGATTCGCTTATCCGGAGCAAGGGCGCCACGCCCACGTTCTGGAACCGCCTGGCCCTGCGCCAATGGGCGCGCGTGCGCGAGTCGACGGTGGACCAAGTGCGCCAGCGCATCACCAAAAACGCATCCGTCTCGATGTTTGTGCTGATGCCGCTGTTTGCCCTGCTGCTCAAGGGCGTATACGCGCGGCGCAAGCGGCTCTACATCAACCACCTGGTGTTTTCGCTGCACCTGCACTGCTTTTTGTTTGTGTTGGTGCTGGCTGGCATGCTCTGGACGGAGTTCGTACGCAACGATTGGTTCGACGTGGTGCTTACGCTGGCGCCGCCGCTGTACCTGGTGCTGGCCTTGCACCACGTGTACGAGCAAGGCTGGGCCAAAACCATTGCCAAAGCCTTGGTAGTTTCGGTAGTTTACCTGCTGATTATCAGCTTTGTGCTGCTGTCGGTGCTGCTGCTGAGCCTCGCGTTGCTGTAG
- a CDS encoding cyanophycinase translates to MPNPTIPRGTLIALGGGDDDPLLALVSELVPTPDTPVEVITTAVPRYPVRTGKAYVQALNEMGCTNVRHLRIDAKHSAANPATLRRLERAGAVFFTGGDQENITDYWLDTPAVELLCERYHTDPNFIVSGTSAGASVMPAYMIVSGYGYRSLTKGGIEMARGLGLISYVYIDQHFVERGRFNRLSHAVLKHPTTLGIGLAEQTGIVIRQGREMEVFGDGVVTIIDGNEVRHDNLGRVGRGEAVGGQNLRVHLMVAGQRLDLRTRRVLELAAEG, encoded by the coding sequence ATGCCCAATCCTACGATTCCGCGCGGTACGCTTATCGCCCTAGGTGGTGGCGACGACGATCCGCTGCTGGCCCTCGTCAGCGAGCTAGTGCCCACGCCCGATACCCCGGTGGAGGTAATTACCACGGCCGTACCGCGCTACCCCGTGCGCACGGGCAAAGCCTACGTGCAGGCGCTCAACGAAATGGGCTGCACCAACGTGCGCCATTTGCGCATCGATGCCAAGCACTCGGCCGCCAACCCCGCCACGCTGCGCCGCCTCGAGCGGGCAGGGGCGGTGTTCTTCACCGGCGGCGACCAGGAAAACATCACCGATTATTGGCTTGATACCCCGGCCGTGGAGCTGCTGTGCGAACGGTACCACACCGACCCCAACTTCATCGTGTCGGGCACCAGCGCGGGAGCTTCCGTAATGCCGGCGTACATGATTGTATCGGGCTACGGCTACCGCTCGCTTACCAAGGGCGGCATCGAAATGGCCCGCGGCTTGGGGCTGATTTCGTACGTGTACATCGACCAGCACTTTGTGGAGCGCGGGCGCTTCAACCGCCTCTCGCACGCCGTACTTAAGCACCCCACCACCCTGGGCATTGGTTTGGCCGAGCAAACGGGCATCGTCATTCGGCAAGGCCGCGAAATGGAAGTGTTCGGCGACGGCGTGGTAACCATCATCGACGGCAACGAAGTGCGCCACGACAACCTAGGGCGCGTGGGACGTGGCGAGGCCGTAGGCGGCCAAAACCTGCGCGTGCACTTAATGGTGGCCGGCCAGCGCCTCGATTTGCGCACGCGCCGCGTGCTGGAGTTGGCTGCCGAAGGCTAG
- a CDS encoding lipocalin family protein → MKTLRFPLYLALGAAALLSSCKKDKDKDEVKPKTKTELLTDKSWMMTAQTITPGLRTSSGEVVTDLYAQMDACDQDDLLQFAKPDGYTLNEGATKCNPNGPQSYPGTWSFGSNESTLTLKLGNQDPNTYTVQEISDNTMRLTESGTSGGTSYTITYTFSKR, encoded by the coding sequence ATGAAAACCCTGCGCTTCCCCCTGTACCTGGCCCTAGGTGCCGCCGCCCTGCTCTCCTCCTGCAAGAAGGACAAAGACAAAGACGAGGTAAAGCCCAAAACCAAAACCGAGCTGCTGACCGACAAAAGCTGGATGATGACGGCCCAAACCATTACCCCGGGCCTGCGCACCTCCTCGGGCGAGGTAGTCACGGATTTGTATGCCCAAATGGACGCCTGCGACCAAGACGACCTGCTGCAGTTTGCCAAACCCGATGGCTATACCCTGAACGAAGGTGCCACCAAGTGTAACCCCAACGGCCCGCAGTCCTACCCCGGTACGTGGTCGTTCGGCAGCAACGAGAGCACCCTCACGCTGAAGCTGGGCAACCAGGACCCCAACACCTACACCGTGCAGGAAATCAGCGACAACACCATGCGCCTAACCGAAAGCGGTACCTCGGGCGGTACTTCGTACACCATCACGTACACGTTCAGCAAGCGCTAA
- a CDS encoding SGNH/GDSL hydrolase family protein gives MYTFLKKGAPALALLGLALGSCQPELEEPKASAGSADFSRYIAVGNSLTAGFMDGGLYREGQASSYPALLAQQFSRVGGGAFTQPLFTEAQANGSGYLRLAGFTAQGSPITAPVVTSLAIRGFAGNDPTKPLYTKFTEPVNNLGVPGIRMSDITTAGYGSTQGNPYFERITPDASGTQTYLQRISASNPTFFTFWLGNNDVLGFATAGGAANSITARTTFTNNANSAIDALTANGAKGVVALIPDVANIPFFTTVGPAFRSTLAQANVPSAAPFVYTTGTLAPGQPNTRVSTTVASIRDAAGTGNLLLTLTASPYLGLYGQPSGKYWRDFYQQARPSLPATIPNLATFLLVMQIDTLRPFGQTTQNPFPSTLVLDATEQTTVRTATTNFNADLTAKATAKDLAIFDANSFFNGVAANGYATNGQINSASFISGNLFSLDGVHPTPRGYAVVANEMIRVINQKYGSTIPFVDANAYRGVRFP, from the coding sequence ATGTATACGTTTCTGAAAAAAGGAGCTCCGGCGCTGGCTTTGCTAGGCTTGGCGCTCGGCAGCTGCCAGCCCGAGCTGGAAGAACCCAAGGCAAGTGCCGGTTCGGCTGATTTCTCCCGCTACATCGCGGTTGGTAACTCGCTGACGGCCGGCTTTATGGACGGCGGCCTCTACCGCGAAGGCCAGGCCAGCTCGTACCCGGCCCTGCTGGCCCAGCAGTTCAGCCGTGTGGGCGGGGGCGCGTTTACGCAGCCGCTGTTTACCGAGGCTCAGGCCAACGGCTCGGGCTACCTGCGCCTGGCGGGCTTTACGGCGCAAGGCTCGCCCATTACGGCGCCCGTTGTTACCAGCCTGGCCATTCGGGGCTTTGCCGGCAACGACCCCACCAAGCCCCTCTACACCAAATTCACCGAGCCCGTTAACAACCTGGGCGTGCCCGGCATTCGCATGTCGGACATTACCACGGCGGGCTACGGCAGCACCCAGGGCAACCCGTACTTCGAGCGTATTACGCCCGATGCTTCGGGCACCCAAACTTACCTGCAGCGCATCAGCGCTTCCAACCCCACGTTCTTCACGTTCTGGCTCGGCAACAACGACGTGCTTGGCTTTGCCACGGCGGGCGGTGCGGCCAACAGCATTACGGCGCGCACTACCTTCACCAACAATGCCAACAGCGCCATCGACGCCCTCACGGCCAACGGCGCCAAGGGCGTGGTGGCCCTGATTCCGGACGTAGCCAACATTCCGTTCTTTACCACGGTAGGCCCGGCCTTCCGCAGCACGTTGGCGCAGGCCAATGTGCCTTCGGCCGCTCCGTTTGTGTACACCACCGGCACGCTGGCGCCCGGCCAGCCCAACACCCGCGTAAGCACCACCGTGGCCAGCATCCGCGACGCGGCCGGCACCGGCAACCTGCTGCTTACGCTCACGGCCTCGCCTTACCTAGGGCTCTACGGCCAGCCCAGCGGCAAGTACTGGCGCGATTTTTACCAGCAGGCGCGGCCCTCGTTGCCGGCCACCATCCCGAACCTGGCCACGTTCCTGTTGGTGATGCAAATCGACACGTTGCGCCCCTTCGGCCAAACCACGCAAAACCCCTTCCCGAGCACGCTGGTGCTTGATGCTACGGAGCAAACCACCGTGCGCACCGCTACCACCAACTTCAATGCCGACCTGACGGCCAAGGCTACCGCCAAGGACCTGGCTATTTTCGATGCCAACAGTTTCTTCAACGGTGTGGCCGCGAATGGCTACGCCACGAATGGGCAGATAAATTCGGCTAGCTTTATTTCGGGCAACCTGTTTTCGCTCGACGGCGTGCACCCCACGCCGCGTGGCTACGCCGTGGTGGCCAACGAAATGATCCGCGTGATCAATCAGAAGTACGGCTCGACGATTCCGTTTGTAGATGCCAACGCCTACCGCGGCGTGCGTTTCCCCTAG